From a single Miscanthus floridulus cultivar M001 chromosome 8, ASM1932011v1, whole genome shotgun sequence genomic region:
- the LOC136473704 gene encoding protein RGF1 INDUCIBLE TRANSCRIPTION FACTOR 1-like: protein MAIDHATLLGLNSRGAMGGGGGECDAAAENQRWPPWLKPLLSTSFFVQCRIHADAHKSECNMYCLDCMNGALCSLCLAHHRDHNSIQIRRSSYHDVIRVSEIQKVLDIAGVQTYIINSARVVFLNERPQPRPAKGVTNTCEVCERSLLDCFRFCSLGCKIVGTARGYRPKKKHGGGGGGGGGNKKKRAALKVKDVRSDSEDSCTSTSGASSDKSSVVQSFSPSTPPPTSASHRRPGNKRRKGVPHRSPFGSLIVEH, encoded by the exons ATGGCAATAGATCACGCGACGCTTCTCGGACTCAACAGCAGAGGCGCCATG GGAGGCGGAGGCGGTGAGTGCGACGCCGCCGCCGAGAACCAGCGGTGGCCGCCGTGGCTGAAGCCGCTGCTGTCCACGAGCTTCTTCGTCCAATGCAGGATCCACGCGGACGCGCACAAGAGCGAGTGCAACATGtactgcctcgactgcatgaacGGCGCGCTCTGCTCCCTCTGCCTCGCGCACCACCGCGACCACAACTCCATCCAG ATACGGAGGTCGTCGTACCACGACGTGATCCGGGTGTCGGAGATACAGAAGGTGCTGGACATCGCCGGCGTGCAGACGTACATCATCAACAGCGCGCGCGTGGTGTTCCTCAACGAGCGGCCGCAGCCCCGCCCGGCCAAGGGCGTCACCAACACCTGCGAGGTCTGCGAGCGCAGCCTCCTCGACTGCTTCCGCTTCTGCTCCCTCGGGTGCAAG ATAGTGGGCACGGCCCGTGGCTACCGTCCCAAGAAGAAgcacggtggcggtggcggcggcggcggcggcaacaagaagaagagggcggcgcttAAGGTCAAGGACGTGCGCTCTGACTCGGAGGATTCGTGCACCAGCACCAGCGGCGCCAGCAGCGACAAGAGCAGCGTCGTGCAGAGCTTCTCGCCGTCGACCCCGCCGCCGACCTCTGCCAGCCACCGCCGCCCAGGGAACAAGCGCCGGAAGGGCGTGCCGCACCGGTCGCCCTTCGGCAGCCTCATCGTCGAGCACTAG